In the genome of Streptomyces sp. Tu 3180, the window TGGAGCGGGCGGAACTGCTGCGCCGCTCCCCCCACCCGCACGACCGCCGGGGGCTCCAGGTCACGCTCACCGAGCGGGGACTGCGCCTGACCGACGAGGCGGTCGGCGCGGGCCTCGCCCTCCAGACGGAGGCCCTGTCCGCCCTGGGCGAGGAACGGGCGGCGCACCTGGCCGACCTGCTGCGCGAGTTGCTGCTCGCGACCGAGAGGTGACCGGGGCCGGCCGGGGGCGGGGCGCCCGCTCAGCCGACGTGAGCGGCGAGCGCGGCCTCGATCCCGGCCGGCCCGGCGGAGTCCGACGCCCACGCCACGTACCCGTCGGGCCGCACCAGCACGCTCGTCCGCCGGTCCGTGGCCCAGCGCTCCACCGCCAGCCGTTCCCCGCGCGCGCCCCCGCCGTCGTACGGCCCGGGCGTGATCAGCACGAACCGGCCGCCGCGCAGCGCCTGGTGCAGGCGGCGTCCGCCGGCGAGCGCGACGTCGGGGACGCGGGCGCCGGTCATCCGGTGGGCGCCGAAGGGCGCGGGGTACCGGACGCCGACCCCGGTGATCTGACCGACCGCCCTGCGGCGGACCGGGCCGACACGGTCGAGCACCGTCGTCAGGACCGCGCGCAGCGCCAGCGTCCAGGGGCGTCGGGCCATGGCGAGCCGGACGATGCCGCCGCTGCTGCGCAGCACCGCCCTGCCGACGGGGTGCCGCTCGGCCTGGTAGGTGTCGAGCAGTGACCCGGGGGCGTGACCGCCCAGCACCTGGGCGAGCTTCCAGCTCAGGTTGGACGCGTCCTGCAGACCGGTGTTCATGCCCTGCCCGCCGGCCGGGGTGTGGACGTGCGCGGCGTCCCCGGCGAGGAAGACGCGGCCCACGCGGTAGGCGGGCACCTGGCGCTCGTCGCTGTGGAAGCGGGACATCCAGCGGGCGTCGTGCATGCCGAAGTCCCGGCCGAGGGCGAGGCGGGTGATCTCCCTGATCTCGTCGAGGCCGAGGGGGGCGTCGTCGGGGACGTTCCGCCCCCGGTGCCAGCCGACGACGCGGTGGTAGCCGTCGCCGAAGGGGGCGAGGAAGGCGAAGGCGTCGCCGACGGCGTTCACGGTGAGCAGCGTTTCGGGCTGTTCGGCGAGCCGCACGTCCGCGAGGACGACCGACCGGATCACCGGGCGCCCGGGGAACGGCAGTCCGACCGCGGTCCGCACGGCACTGCGCATCCCGTCGGCCCCGACGACGTACGCGGCCCGCAGCCGCCCGCGCTCCCCGCCGGGCCCGGTGACGTCGACGGTCACGCCGTCGGCGTCCTGCCCGAGGGCGGTCACCTCGGTCTCGTACCGGAAGCCGGCGCCGGCCTCGCGGGCCCGCCGCAGCAGGACCTTCTCGACCTCGTACTGCGGGACGACGAGGAGGTGGCCGAAGCGGGAGGGGAGCGTGCCGAGGTCGAGGGTGAGCCGGCCGAAGAGGCGCAGCCGGTCCAGCGGGCGGCCGACCGCCTCCAGTTCGTCGGCGAGGCCACGGACGTCGAACTGTTCGAGGGTGCGGGCGTGCAGGACGAAGGCGCGGGAGAGGTTGCTGATCCCGTGCGGGCGCTTCTCGACGACGGTGACGGGGACACCGGCGGCGGCCAGGTCACCGGCCAGCAGCAGCCCGGTGGGACCGGAGCCGACGACGATCACGGCACGATCGTCGCGGGGGTCGCGGGGGTCGCGGCTGCGGTGGTCATCGCGGGAACCGCGGTCCTCGCGGATGTCGCGGGCGTCACGGGTGTCGCGGGCGTCACGGGTGTCGCGGGTGTCGCTCATCGGGGCCTCCCTGGGCGCAGGCCGTGCAGGCGTCAACACCTGTTTGCCAACATGTGTTGACCAACACTTGTGGACCACCGTAGGACGACATCACCAGGCAGTCAACAGTTGTTGGCCTACGCACGTTGGCCTACGGTTGCGGACATGTACGACAGCGACAGCACCAGCCACACGGACACGCGCAGGGACAAGGGCAAGGACAGGGAGAGGGAGAGCGGCGGCAGCGGCGGTGAGCCGGCGTCCGCCCGGCGGTCGGACTCCACCCGCGTCGCCATCCTGCACGCCGCACGCGAGCGGTTCGCCTCCGACGGGTACGACCGGGCGACCATCCGCGCCATCGCCCGGGACGCGAAGATCGACCCGTCGATGGTGATGCGCTACTACGGCAACAAGGAGGGCCTGTTCGCGGCGGCCGTCGCCGTCGACCTCGAGCTGCCCGACCTGGGCGCGCTGCCCCGGCCCGAGGTCGGGCGGGCGCTGGCGCGGCACTTCCTGGCGATGTGGGAGGGGAACGAGGTCCTCACCGCCCTGCTCCGGGTCGCCGCCACCAGCAGGGCCGGGGCCGAGCGCACCCAGGGCGTCTTCCGGGACCAGGTCCTCCCGGTCACCCGGCAGGTCTGCCCCGACCCCGAGCAGGTCCCGGCGCGCGCGGCGCTCGTCGCCTCGCAGCTGCTGGGGCTGGCACTCACCCGGTACGTCCTGCGCTTCCCTCCGGCGGCCGGTCTGAGCCGGGAGGAGATCGTGGCGTGGCTGGGGCCGACGCTGCAGCGGTACCTGACGGCACCGCATCCGGGAATCTGACGGCACCGCGTCCGGGCCGTCCGCACCGACCGGGCCGTCCGGCCCGACCCCGCCGGCCCGCGGCGTCCCTCCCGGAGCGGCGGGGACGCCGGGCAGCACCGAGGGCGCCGTCCCCGTCGTCGTGCGGCACGTGTGCGCGTACGGCGGGGGCGGCGCCCTCGGGAAGGTGCGCGGGGCCGGCTCGTCGGAGCCCGGGCCGGTCAGGCCTTGGCGTCGGCCTTGGTCCGGAGGTTGGAGCTGGTCGTGTCCTTCTTCTTGTGCGACTTGTCGCCGATCATCACCAGGGCGGCGATGACGACGAACAGCGCGATCGGAGCCACGACGTAGAGGCCCAGCGTCTCGACGACGCTCAGGCCCGTGCCGGGGTCGTCGCCGTCGTCGCGGTTGAGCGCGAGCGCGGGGGACGACATGAGCAGCATCATCAGCGTCGTACCGGCTGCCAGGGCGCCGGCGCGCAGGGCGTTCTTCTTGTCCACGCTGCACAAGGTAGCGAACGCGGGTGGGGAGTGCGCGTCCGGGGTGCCGTACGCGCCTTCTCGCCGCACGCCCGCGTCACCCCGCTCGCCCTCCCGCCCTCGTCTCACCCGCCCTCCCGCTCCCCGTTCCGCTCGCCCTCCCGCTCCCCGTTCCGCTCATCGCCCCGCTGCTCCTCCGGACCCGTGGGGGCGGCCCGCACGGGCCCGTGCGGGCCGCTCCCACGGCCGATGTCCGTCCGGAGCACCTCGAGCAGCGCCCGCAGCCTCGGCGACGCCGCCAGTTCCTCCAGCGTCACCGGGCGGCCCTGCGCGTCGGCGATCGGCAGACGCCAGTTCGGGTACTGGTCCCAGGTCCCGGGGAGGTTCTGCGGGCGCCGGTCGCCCACGCCGTCGGGGAGCCAGACGCCTACCAGGCGGGCCGGGGTGCGCAGCAGGTAGCGGTGCACGGCCCGGATCCCGTCCTCCTCCGCGGAGGTTCCGGTTCCGCCGGTGCCGCCCCGCAGCAGACCGAGTCCGGCCAGCAGCTCCAGCCACTCCGCCGTGTCGGCGGCGGCCTCGGCGCGCTCCTCGGCCGGAGGGCGGGTGAGCAGGCCCAGGCCGGCGCGGAGGTCGACGTGTTCGCCGGTGAGGCGGGCGGCGGTGGGCGGCAGGTCGTGGGTGGTGGCGGTGGCCAGGCAGTCGGCGCGCCAGCGCTCCGGCGGCAGCGGGCGGCCGTCGCCCTCCCAGTCCCGTTCGAACCAGAGCACCGAGGTGCCGTACACCCCGCGCTCGCGCAGCGCCTCGCGCACGCCGGGCTCGACCGTGCCCAGGTCCTCGCCGATCACCACCGCCCCGGCCCGGGACGCCTCCAGGACGAGGACGGCGAGCATGGCCTCGGCGTCGTAGCGGACGTAGGTGCCCTCGGTGGGCGGGTGGCCCTCGGGCACCCACCAGAGCCGGAACAGGCCCATGACGTGGTCGATGCGCAGCGCGCCCGCGTACCGGAAGAGGGCCCGGAGCAGGGCGCGGAAGGGGGCGTAGCCGGACTCGGCGAGCCGGTCCGGGCGCCAGGGCGGCAGGCCCCAGTCCTGACCGCGCGCGTTGAAGGCGTCCGGGGGCGCGCCGACGGACGTGCCGGGCGCGAAGTACTCCTGTTGCGCCCAGGCGTCGGCGCCGCCGGGGTGCACGCCGACGGCGAGGTCGTGCACGATCCCGACCGGCATCCCGGCCTCGCGCGCGGTGCGCTGGGCGTCGGTGAGCTGGGCGTCGGTGAGCCAGGCGAGGCGGGAGTGGAAGTCGACGCGGTCCGCCAGCTCGCGCCGGGCGCGGGCGGTCTCGGACGAGCGCGGGTCGCGCAGGCCGGCGGGCCACCGGTGCCAGTCGGCGCCGTGCACCTCGGCGAGCGCGCACCAGGTGGCGTGGTCCTCCAGGGCCCGGCCCTGGCCGGCGAGGAAGTCGCGGTAGGCGGCGTGCCGCCCGGGTCCGAGCGGGACCGCGTGCGCCAGCTCCAGCGCCTCGCGCTTGGCCTCCCACACGGCGTCCCGGTCGATCAGCGCGCCCCGCTCCAGCACCGCCTCGCGCAGCCGTCCCGCCCGCTCCAGCAGGGCGCGCACGCGCTCGCGGTCCTCGACGTGGGCGAACTCGGGGACGGCCTCGATCCGCAGGTGCACCGGGTCGGGGAAGCGGCGCGAGGAGGGGCGGTACGGGGAGGGATCGGTCGGGGCGCCGGGGACGGCCGCGTGCAGGGGGTTGACCTGGACGAACCCGGCGCCGAGGGTGCGTCCCGCCCAGCCGGCGAGTTCACCGAGGTCCCCCAGGTCGCCCATGCCCCAGGAGCGGCGGGAGAGGAGGGAGTAGAGCTGGACGAGGAGGCCGTACGAGCGGCCCGGGGGCGCGGGCAGGCGGGGCGGGGCGACGATCAGGTGGGCACGGGCGGCGCGGCCGTCGGGGGCGGTGGCGGTCACCTCGTGCACGCCGGGCGGGAGGTGTCCGGCCGACGCGCGGGTCTCGCCCTGTTCGGTGCGCACGCGCAGCCGGGTGCCCTCGGGGAGCGCGGCGAGCGCGGGCGGGACGTCCGTGCCCCAGCCGACCACGGTGGGCGGCAGCAGCCGCTCGTCCCGTTCCCGTTCCCCGGCGGTGAGCGCGGCGCGGACGGCGTCGGGGGTGCCCGCGTCCACGCCGAGGGCGGCCAGCGCGCGCGTGACGGCGGTGGCCGAGGCGGTGACCGTGCGGTCCGGGGAGGGGCGGTAGGAGGTGGCGACGCCGTGCAGGGCGGCGAGCCGGGACAGGTCCTCGGAAGGGGGCTCGGCCGGCCGGGACGCGGTCACCTAGGGCTCCGGGCGGTACTGGGCCGGGAAGGAGTCGAGTCCCGAGGCGTCCGTGGCGGCGTCGGACTCGCTGGTCAGGGGGGCGGTGTCGGCGAGCGGGGGCTCGCTGGTGAGGGGTTCGGCGTCGGGCAGCGGGGGTTCGCTGGTGAGCGGGACCTCGGTGCAGGGCCCTTCGGCGCTGAAGACGCACAGGTGCAGGCCCTCGGGGCCGGCGGGCGGTGCGGCGGACGGCTCCGCCGTGGGTTTGGACAGGGCCGGGGACGGTACGTACGCCGGTGCAGCCACAGGTGGCCTCCTCGTCGGGCACTGCTCGCGCCGCTCGGCGGATCACGCGAGCAGCGGTGCGGGTCGTTCGTGCGGGTTACCTCGCAGCCCTACCCAGCGGGCGCGAGGCCAGACGCGCGAACTCGCACAACGTGCTTCTGCTCACACTCTCTCCGCGTTCCCTCACTCCACAGTGGGACAAACACGCCACAACGGCCACTCTCATTGACACGTTCACCGCAGGAATGGTGGGCTCGGGCTGCTCGGTAACGGATCGGACACGGTCGTCGGCCACGGGGATTCGGACGGCCGTCGGGCGACCGGGGTCGGGCGACGAGGAGGGGCTGTGCAGTTGGGGCGTGGGAGAAGGGCGGCCGCCCTCGCGTTCGCCGTCGTCGCCGGGACCCTGGGCGCCGCGCCCGCCTCCGTGGCGGCCCCGCCCGCGCCCGGGACGACCACGGCGCCCGTTCCCGAGACGGCCGGGGCGGAACTGTCCGTGTGGCCGCGCCCGCACTCCCTGCGCGCGAACGGCGCCCCGGTCGCGGTGACCGGCGAGGTCGCCCTGCTCGCGGACGCGACGGCCGACGCGTACGCCCTCGACGCGCTGCGCGCGCTGCTGCGGCAGGCCGGAGCGCGCCGGTTCACCGCCCCCGGCGCACCGGTGCCCGAGGGGGCGCTCGTGGTGCGCGTGAGCATGGAACGTCCCACGGGCGACCCCCGGCACGCCCTTCCCGCGGGCGGCTACACGCTCACCACCGGCCGGGGCGCCGTCTCCCTCACCGGGGCGGACGGCGACGGCCTGTTCCACGCCGTGCAGACGCTGCGCCAGCTCCTGCGCCCGGACGGCCGCCTCGCCGCGGCGGTCGTCCGGGACTGGCCGGGCACCGCCGTGCGCGGCGTCACCGAGGGCTTCTACGGCACCCCGTGGACGCACCGGCAGCGGCTGGAGCAGCTGGACTTCATGGGCCGCACCAAGCAGAACCGGTACCTCTACGCGCCCGGTGACGACCTGCACCGGCAGGCCCGCTGGCGTGAGCCGTACCCGGCCGAACGGCGCGCGGAGTTCCGGGAGCTGGCCGAGCGGGCCCGGCGCAACCACGTCACGCTCGGCTGGGCGGTGGCGCCGGGCCAGGCGATGTGCTTCGCCTCGGACGCCGACCTGCGCGCGCTGAACCGCAAGCTCGACGCGATGTGGGCCCTGGGGTTCCGCACCTTCCAGCTCCAGTTCCAGGACGTCAGCTACAGCGAGTGGCACTGCGGGGCGGACGCCGACCGGTTCGGCTCCGGCCCCGGGGCCGCCGCCCGCGCCCAGGCCCGCGTGGCGAACGCGGTGGCCCGTCACCTGGCGGACCGCCACCCGGGCTCGGCCGCGCTGTCCCTGATGCCCACCGAGTACTACGAGGAGGGCTCGACCGCCTACCGGCGCGCCCTCGCGAGGGCCCTGGACCCGGGCGTCGAGGTGGCGTGGACCGGGGTCGGGGTGGTGCCGCGCACCATCACGGGCCGCGAACTGGCCGAGGCGCGCGAGGTGTTCGCGCACCCGCTGGTGACCATGGACAACTACCCGGTGAACGACTACGCCCCCGGCCGGATCTTCCTCGGCCCCTACCAGGGCCGCGAACCGGCCGTCGCCGCGGGCTCGGCCGCCCTGCTCGCCAACGCGATGGAGCAGCCCGAGGCGTCCCGCATCCCGCTGTTCACCGCCGCCGACTTCGCCTGGAACCCGCGCGACTACCGCCCCCGGGAGTCCTGGCGGGCCGCGATCGCCGACCTCGCGGGCGGCGACGACGGCCGCCGGGAGGCCCTGGCCGCGCTCGCGGGGAACACCGCGTCCTCGGTCCTGGGCGGCGAGGAGTCGGCGTACCTGCGTCCGCTGCTGGAGGACTTCTGGCGGGCCCGGGGCCGGACCGCCGCCCGCGGCGAGGACGAGCCCGGGGCCGCCCGCCGCCTGCGGGCCGCCTTCACGGTGCTGCGCGAGACGCCGCGGCGGCTGTCCGGCACCGCGCTCGCGGTCGAGGTGGCCCCCTGGACCGGGCAGCTGGCCCGCTACGGCGACGCCGGCCTCACGGCCCTGGACATGCTGGACGCCCAGCGCGCCGGGGACGCGGGCGCCGCCTGGACGGCGTACCGGAGGCTGGGCGAGCAGCGGGCGCGGCTGGAGTCCACGCGGGTGACGGTCGGCAAGGGCGTCCTGGACCCGTTCCTGAGCCGGGCGCAGAAGGCGTACGAGAGCTGGGCCGGCATCGACCACGAGCCGCCCGCGCGCTCCGGCGGCCAGGACGACGGGCGCACCCTGCTCCTCGCGCGGGCCCGCTCCCTGAGCGCCGTGACGGTGCTCACCGAGCCCGGCACGCACGGGACGGTGGAGATCCGCGTGCCGGGCGAGGGCTGGCGCCGCCTCGGCGCGCTGTCCG includes:
- a CDS encoding TetR family transcriptional regulator, which encodes MYDSDSTSHTDTRRDKGKDRERESGGSGGEPASARRSDSTRVAILHAARERFASDGYDRATIRAIARDAKIDPSMVMRYYGNKEGLFAAAVAVDLELPDLGALPRPEVGRALARHFLAMWEGNEVLTALLRVAATSRAGAERTQGVFRDQVLPVTRQVCPDPEQVPARAALVASQLLGLALTRYVLRFPPAAGLSREEIVAWLGPTLQRYLTAPHPGI
- a CDS encoding beta-N-acetylglucosaminidase domain-containing protein, whose amino-acid sequence is MQLGRGRRAAALAFAVVAGTLGAAPASVAAPPAPGTTTAPVPETAGAELSVWPRPHSLRANGAPVAVTGEVALLADATADAYALDALRALLRQAGARRFTAPGAPVPEGALVVRVSMERPTGDPRHALPAGGYTLTTGRGAVSLTGADGDGLFHAVQTLRQLLRPDGRLAAAVVRDWPGTAVRGVTEGFYGTPWTHRQRLEQLDFMGRTKQNRYLYAPGDDLHRQARWREPYPAERRAEFRELAERARRNHVTLGWAVAPGQAMCFASDADLRALNRKLDAMWALGFRTFQLQFQDVSYSEWHCGADADRFGSGPGAAARAQARVANAVARHLADRHPGSAALSLMPTEYYEEGSTAYRRALARALDPGVEVAWTGVGVVPRTITGRELAEAREVFAHPLVTMDNYPVNDYAPGRIFLGPYQGREPAVAAGSAALLANAMEQPEASRIPLFTAADFAWNPRDYRPRESWRAAIADLAGGDDGRREALAALAGNTASSVLGGEESAYLRPLLEDFWRARGRTAARGEDEPGAARRLRAAFTVLRETPRRLSGTALAVEVAPWTGQLARYGDAGLTALDMLDAQRAGDAGAAWTAYRRLGEQRARLESTRVTVGKGVLDPFLSRAQKAYESWAGIDHEPPARSGGQDDGRTLLLARARSLSAVTVLTEPGTHGTVEIRVPGEGWRRLGALSGTGATELRTGGPADAVRVTGAGPDRVRHLIPWYADASAASLELPGDRADADIGGTLRLTAVLGSLRPDEVRGRLTAEAPEGLRVRVPEGALTVPRGTPLEVPVEVTVEPGTPARSYEVRLGFGGASRTLTVHAVPRTAGPDLARTGRASSSADETPDFPAPAANDGDPATRWSSPVDDDAWWQVELERPVRLGKVALHWQDAYPSAYRVEVSADGRTWRTAATVRDGHGGRETVRMDERDVRHVRVQGERRATPYGYSLWSVEAYSVAD
- the malQ gene encoding 4-alpha-glucanotransferase; translated protein: MTASRPAEPPSEDLSRLAALHGVATSYRPSPDRTVTASATAVTRALAALGVDAGTPDAVRAALTAGERERDERLLPPTVVGWGTDVPPALAALPEGTRLRVRTEQGETRASAGHLPPGVHEVTATAPDGRAARAHLIVAPPRLPAPPGRSYGLLVQLYSLLSRRSWGMGDLGDLGELAGWAGRTLGAGFVQVNPLHAAVPGAPTDPSPYRPSSRRFPDPVHLRIEAVPEFAHVEDRERVRALLERAGRLREAVLERGALIDRDAVWEAKREALELAHAVPLGPGRHAAYRDFLAGQGRALEDHATWCALAEVHGADWHRWPAGLRDPRSSETARARRELADRVDFHSRLAWLTDAQLTDAQRTAREAGMPVGIVHDLAVGVHPGGADAWAQQEYFAPGTSVGAPPDAFNARGQDWGLPPWRPDRLAESGYAPFRALLRALFRYAGALRIDHVMGLFRLWWVPEGHPPTEGTYVRYDAEAMLAVLVLEASRAGAVVIGEDLGTVEPGVREALRERGVYGTSVLWFERDWEGDGRPLPPERWRADCLATATTHDLPPTAARLTGEHVDLRAGLGLLTRPPAEERAEAAADTAEWLELLAGLGLLRGGTGGTGTSAEEDGIRAVHRYLLRTPARLVGVWLPDGVGDRRPQNLPGTWDQYPNWRLPIADAQGRPVTLEELAASPRLRALLEVLRTDIGRGSGPHGPVRAAPTGPEEQRGDERNGEREGERNGEREGG
- a CDS encoding FAD-dependent monooxygenase, with protein sequence MSDTRDTRDARDTRDARDIREDRGSRDDHRSRDPRDPRDDRAVIVVGSGPTGLLLAGDLAAAGVPVTVVEKRPHGISNLSRAFVLHARTLEQFDVRGLADELEAVGRPLDRLRLFGRLTLDLGTLPSRFGHLLVVPQYEVEKVLLRRAREAGAGFRYETEVTALGQDADGVTVDVTGPGGERGRLRAAYVVGADGMRSAVRTAVGLPFPGRPVIRSVVLADVRLAEQPETLLTVNAVGDAFAFLAPFGDGYHRVVGWHRGRNVPDDAPLGLDEIREITRLALGRDFGMHDARWMSRFHSDERQVPAYRVGRVFLAGDAAHVHTPAGGQGMNTGLQDASNLSWKLAQVLGGHAPGSLLDTYQAERHPVGRAVLRSSGGIVRLAMARRPWTLALRAVLTTVLDRVGPVRRRAVGQITGVGVRYPAPFGAHRMTGARVPDVALAGGRRLHQALRGGRFVLITPGPYDGGGARGERLAVERWATDRRTSVLVRPDGYVAWASDSAGPAGIEAALAAHVG